Proteins encoded within one genomic window of Streptomyces taklimakanensis:
- a CDS encoding SAM-dependent methyltransferase, producing MVFDSSARLECSFFSQEVAVGKAASQQPEGSRSLSGIGETSLGVAALRAKENDRPDRLFEDPYAGRFLAAAGVDPAKWSVGPATGTGFLELVADQVAVRTRFLDESLLDAAGGPCGQVVLLASGMDARPYRLDWPIGTRVFELDFADVLGFKRHALVGSGAVPRCEHVEVAADLREDWPQALREAGFQPDVPTAWLVEGILYGLPQEAADLLLERVTELSAPGSELAGDHIEDSDVLRAARGAISPELVELWRGGPTGDLDTWLEGHGWEATVHDIRVVVGTFGRPTPPAFDPTIEGTGRGWLVTARLGGQES from the coding sequence ATGGTGTTCGACAGTTCAGCACGACTTGAATGTTCGTTCTTTTCGCAGGAGGTAGCAGTGGGCAAGGCAGCATCGCAGCAGCCGGAGGGTTCTCGTTCGTTGAGCGGGATCGGTGAGACGTCGCTGGGTGTGGCGGCGTTGCGGGCGAAGGAGAACGACCGTCCCGACCGGCTCTTCGAGGACCCGTACGCGGGGAGGTTCCTCGCCGCGGCCGGTGTCGATCCGGCCAAGTGGTCGGTCGGGCCGGCGACGGGGACGGGGTTCCTCGAGCTGGTGGCCGATCAGGTCGCGGTGCGGACGCGGTTCCTGGACGAGTCGTTGCTGGACGCCGCCGGGGGGCCGTGCGGTCAGGTCGTGCTGCTTGCCTCGGGGATGGACGCACGCCCGTACCGGCTGGACTGGCCGATCGGAACGCGAGTGTTCGAACTCGACTTCGCCGACGTGTTGGGCTTCAAACGGCATGCGCTCGTCGGCAGCGGAGCCGTGCCACGCTGCGAGCACGTGGAGGTGGCGGCGGACCTGCGCGAGGATTGGCCGCAGGCCCTGCGGGAGGCCGGTTTCCAGCCGGACGTACCCACCGCGTGGCTGGTCGAGGGCATTCTGTACGGGTTGCCGCAGGAGGCCGCGGATCTGCTGCTGGAGCGGGTGACCGAGTTGTCCGCGCCGGGCAGCGAGCTGGCCGGCGACCACATCGAGGACTCCGACGTGCTGCGTGCCGCGCGGGGTGCGATCTCGCCGGAGTTGGTGGAGCTCTGGCGGGGCGGGCCCACCGGCGACCTGGACACGTGGCTCGAAGGCCACGGTTGGGAGGCAACGGTGCACGACATCCGAGTGGTCGTCGGGACATTCGGGCGCCCGACGCCGCCGGCCTTCGACCCGACGATCGAGGGCACCGGCCGGGGCTGGCTCGTCACCGCTCGGCTCGGCGGGCAGGAGTCATGA
- a CDS encoding acyl-ACP desaturase, protein MSDDRTPARIGLLAALEPVVARLLDRHLAAAKPWFPHAYVPWSEATDYDGPLDGEPWRLGQSTMSAAVRDSFTVSLLTEDNLPSYHHEIATVFGRDGAWGTWVHRWTAEEDRHAYALRSYLHARRALDPVRLEEQRMEHLSRGFDSGRPGVLHSLAYVTVQEMATREAHRNTGKACGDPLGEQLTARIAADENLHMLFYRDLYRAAIDLDPDAAITALADVICDFRMPGATLPGFRERSLRIAAAGIYNLDVHREHVLLPLLRTLGVWGRTDLTATGDQARERIGLHLEQVQRNAARFRSVFARMNPDGAVDA, encoded by the coding sequence GTGTCCGATGATCGCACCCCCGCGAGGATCGGTCTCCTCGCGGCCCTCGAACCGGTCGTTGCACGCCTGCTCGACCGTCACCTCGCCGCTGCCAAACCCTGGTTTCCGCACGCCTACGTGCCGTGGAGCGAAGCCACCGACTACGACGGCCCCCTGGATGGCGAGCCGTGGCGACTCGGCCAGTCCACGATGTCGGCGGCCGTGCGGGACTCCTTCACCGTCAGTCTGCTGACGGAGGACAACCTCCCCAGCTACCACCACGAGATCGCCACCGTCTTCGGTCGGGACGGCGCCTGGGGAACGTGGGTGCACCGCTGGACGGCGGAGGAGGACCGGCACGCCTACGCCCTGCGCAGCTACCTGCACGCCCGCCGCGCCCTCGACCCGGTCCGCCTGGAGGAGCAGCGCATGGAGCACCTGTCGCGTGGCTTCGACAGCGGCCGGCCCGGTGTGCTGCACAGCCTGGCCTACGTCACCGTCCAGGAGATGGCCACCCGGGAGGCCCACCGCAATACCGGCAAGGCCTGCGGGGATCCTCTCGGCGAGCAGCTGACCGCCCGTATCGCAGCAGACGAGAACCTGCACATGCTGTTCTACCGCGACCTGTACCGGGCGGCGATCGACCTCGACCCGGACGCCGCGATCACCGCCCTGGCCGACGTCATCTGCGACTTCCGCATGCCCGGGGCCACACTGCCCGGGTTCCGGGAACGGTCCCTGCGGATCGCCGCGGCCGGCATCTACAACCTCGACGTCCACCGCGAGCACGTCCTGCTGCCCTTGCTGCGCACCCTCGGCGTCTGGGGGCGCACCGACCTCACCGCCACGGGCGACCAGGCACGCGAACGCATCGGGCTGCACCTGGAGCAGGTGCAGCGGAACGCCGCCCGGTTCCGCTCGGTCTTCGCGCGGATGAACCCGGACGGCGCCGTCGACGCCTGA
- a CDS encoding alpha/beta fold hydrolase, translating to MTPYDGTRPATALSPWTAAAVRRPGAEVRLYCLPFLGGSADFFLPLVPELPDWVEPCPVELPGHGRRLREPAVRDVPELARRLAEEVDRDAAGRPFAFFGHCGGGLLAFEATRHLRRRGLPRPVLLGVSATPPPHEWHLLTAELRTRPLHRLMPLLRELAGQRALHASGANAVLKREVSVYLRYRYREEAPLDCPISVFGGRQDPVVPQEATRTWSELSGGRVRHRVYPGRHFYIDDRWPEVAQNLARDLRGALGPARLP from the coding sequence GTGACCCCATACGACGGCACCCGGCCCGCCACGGCCCTCTCCCCCTGGACCGCGGCTGCCGTACGCCGCCCCGGCGCCGAGGTACGCCTGTACTGCCTGCCCTTCCTGGGTGGGTCCGCCGACTTCTTCCTGCCCCTGGTACCCGAACTGCCCGACTGGGTGGAGCCGTGCCCCGTCGAGCTGCCCGGACACGGACGGCGCCTGCGCGAACCCGCGGTGCGCGACGTGCCGGAGCTGGCCCGCCGGCTGGCGGAGGAGGTCGACCGGGACGCGGCCGGCCGGCCATTCGCCTTCTTCGGCCACTGTGGCGGAGGGTTGCTCGCCTTCGAGGCGACCCGTCACCTCAGACGCCGGGGCCTGCCCCGGCCGGTGCTGCTCGGGGTCTCCGCCACCCCGCCACCGCACGAGTGGCACCTGTTGACCGCCGAGCTGAGGACGCGTCCGCTCCACCGTCTGATGCCCCTGCTCCGGGAGCTGGCCGGTCAGCGGGCGCTGCACGCGTCCGGCGCGAACGCGGTTCTCAAGCGCGAGGTGAGCGTCTACCTGCGTTACCGGTACCGGGAGGAGGCCCCGCTGGACTGCCCGATCAGCGTGTTCGGCGGCCGCCAGGATCCCGTCGTTCCGCAGGAGGCGACCCGTACCTGGTCCGAGCTGAGCGGCGGCCGCGTCCGCCACCGTGTCTATCCCGGGCGGCACTTCTACATCGACGACCGATGGCCGGAGGTCGCGCAGAACCTCGCCCGGGATCTGCGCGGTGCGCTCGGTCCGGCCCGCCTCCCCTGA